The DNA region GCGCCGCGCTGGCGGGGGACCCGGACGTGAGCGCGGTCGTCGTGACCTCGACCGCCGAGCGCGCGTTCTGCGTCGGCGCGGACCTGAAGGAGCGCAACACCTTCAGCGACGACGACCTGCGCCGCCAGCGCCCCCGCACCCGCGCCGCGTACACCGGCGTGCTCGACCTGCCGATGCCGGCGATCGCCGCGGTGCACGGCTTCGCCCTCGGCGGCGGCTTCGAACTCGCCCTCGCCTGCGACCTGATCGTGGCCGACGAGACTGCCGTGCTGGGCCTGCCGGAGGTCTCCGTCGGAGTCATTCCGGGCGGCGGCGGCACCCAGCTGCTGCCCCGCCGGGTGGGCGCCGCCCGCGCCGCCGAGCTGATCTTCACCGCGCGCCGGCTGCCCGCCGCGGAGGCCACCGCGCTCGGCCTGGTCGACCGCCTCGTGCCGCCCGGCGGCGACCGCGAGGCCGCGCTCGACCTGGCCGCCGCGATCGCCGCCAACTCCCCGGTCGGCCTGC from Actinacidiphila sp. DG2A-62 includes:
- a CDS encoding enoyl-CoA hydratase/isomerase family protein → MGEERYGEHVVVRRHVERVAELALDRPKAMNAVSTAMAESIAAACAALAGDPDVSAVVVTSTAERAFCVGADLKERNTFSDDDLRRQRPRTRAAYTGVLDLPMPAIAAVHGFALGGGFELALACDLIVADETAVLGLPEVSVGVIPGGGGTQLLPRRVGAARAAELIFTARRLPAAEATALGLVDRLVPPGGDREAALDLAAAIAANSPVGLRAAKRALRLGQGLDLRAGLEVEDAAWRTTAFSADRAEGVAAFNEKRPPRWPGE